One Cupriavidus pauculus genomic window, GCTTCACCTGACTGGCCAAGGCGCCTAGCGCCAAGGGCCGGAGGCGGACCTGCCGTAACTATCCAGAGCACCATCGAAAGCATCATCACGCGTCGCCATCCGGGACACCTCGAAAGCCGCCCTACCTGTTATGCAGGCATGGCGGCTTTTTTGATGCCCTCATCATCCCCCGCCGTCGTCCCCTGAAAGGAAAGCCAAGCATGCCGCTGCCTACCATGCCCGCCAAGCCTGCCCAACTGCTGGACCCGAGCGAGTTCGCTCCGGTCACATTGCCCAAGGCCAAAGCCGCGACGCAGGGTAAAAAACCGGTGCCGGTGCTCGAGCGTGTGGCACTGCTCGAGACCGGCACAACGTCGAACGGCACTGACCCGGCAGCCGACACCGGGGCCCCCGCGACCCGTGGGCGCGCCGGCACGGCCACGCGCGCCCGCACGCCGGACGCACCGGTCGCGCCGCCCGCCACCATGGGTGCCGCACCGGTCAGCCTCGTCAAGCCGGCCGCCGGCCCGACGCGCCGCGCGCGCAAGCTGGAAGGCCCGAGCAAGCTGTTCGTGCTCGATACCAACGTGCTGATGCACGACCCCAGCTCGCTGTTCCGCTTCGAAGAGCACGACATCTATCTGCCGATGATGACGCTCGAGGAGCTGGACAACCACAAGAAGGGGATGAGCGAAGTCGCGCGTAACGCGCGGACCGTCAGCCGCACGCTCGACGCGCTGGTCGGCGGCACGGACGGCGTGCTCGACGAAGGGCTGCCGCTTGCCAAGCTTGGCAACCGCGACGCGCAGGGCAAGCTGTTCTTCCAGACCACGCTGAACGACATCAAGCTGCCCGAAGGCCTGCCGCAGGGCAAGGCCGACAACCAGATTCTCGGCGTGGTCAGCGCGCTGCAGCAGCAGCATCCCGAACGTCAGGTCGTGCTGGTGTCCAAGGACATCAACATGCGCATCAAGGCGCGTGCGCTCGGCCTGCCCGCGGAAGACTACTTCAACGACCAGGTCCTCGAAGACAAGGACCTGCTCTACGCGGGCGTCATGCAGCTGCCCAACGACTTCTGGGCGCGGCACGGCAAGGGCGTGGAGAGCTGGCAGGATCCGAAGTCGGGCGCGATGTTCTACCGCCTGACCGGCCCGCTGGTGCCGTCGTTCCTCGTCAACCAGTTCGTCTACCTCGAGCCGATGGACGGCAGCCTGCCGCTGTACGCGCAGGTCAAGGAGATCAACGGCAAGACCGCGCTGCTGCAGACCCTCAAGGACTACACGCACAACAAGAACAATGTGTGGAGCGTGACCGCGCGCAACCGCGAGCAGAACTTCGCGCTGAACCTGCTGATGAGCCCGGACATCGACTTCGTCACGCTGCTCGGCCAGGCCGGTACCGGCAAGACGCTGCTCGCGCTGGCCTCGGGCCTCGAGCAGGTGCTCGACCAGAAGCTGTACAACGAGATCATTGTCACGCGCGCGACCGTGCCCGTGGGCGAGGACATCGGCTTCCTGCCCGGCACGGAGGAAGAAAAGATGCAACCGTGGATGGGCGCGTTCGACGATAACCTCGAGGTCCTGCAGAAGAGCGACGACAGCGCCGGGGAATGGGGCCGCGCCGCCACGCAGGAACTCATCCGCTCGCGCATCAAGGTCAAGAGCATGAACTTCATGCGCGGCCGCACGTTCGTGAACAAGTTCGTGATCATCGACGAGGCGCAGAACCTGACGCCGAAGCAGATGAAGACGCTGGTCACGCGCGCGGGTCCCGGTACCAAGATCGTCTGCCTCGGCAATATCGCGCAGATCGATACCCCGTACCTGACGGAAGGGTCGTCCGGCCTGACCTACGTGGTGGATCGCTTCAAGGGATGGAGCCACAGCGGCCACGTCACGCTCGCGCGCGGCGAACGCTCGCGGCTGGCTGACCACGCGGCCGACGTGCTGTAACGCCGGGCTGTCCGGCAAACGGCGTAGGCCGTTTGCCGACAGCCAGACCGGTTCAATCCGGATAGGATGCCCAAGTGTAATCAGAAAGATTCCCGGGAGGCGTCGATGCACAAGCAAGAGCCGTTCAACCAGTATTTGCCTGGCAGCCGCACGCTGTTCTCGCGCAATGCGCGTTCGGCGCGGC contains:
- a CDS encoding PhoH family protein; this encodes MPLPTMPAKPAQLLDPSEFAPVTLPKAKAATQGKKPVPVLERVALLETGTTSNGTDPAADTGAPATRGRAGTATRARTPDAPVAPPATMGAAPVSLVKPAAGPTRRARKLEGPSKLFVLDTNVLMHDPSSLFRFEEHDIYLPMMTLEELDNHKKGMSEVARNARTVSRTLDALVGGTDGVLDEGLPLAKLGNRDAQGKLFFQTTLNDIKLPEGLPQGKADNQILGVVSALQQQHPERQVVLVSKDINMRIKARALGLPAEDYFNDQVLEDKDLLYAGVMQLPNDFWARHGKGVESWQDPKSGAMFYRLTGPLVPSFLVNQFVYLEPMDGSLPLYAQVKEINGKTALLQTLKDYTHNKNNVWSVTARNREQNFALNLLMSPDIDFVTLLGQAGTGKTLLALASGLEQVLDQKLYNEIIVTRATVPVGEDIGFLPGTEEEKMQPWMGAFDDNLEVLQKSDDSAGEWGRAATQELIRSRIKVKSMNFMRGRTFVNKFVIIDEAQNLTPKQMKTLVTRAGPGTKIVCLGNIAQIDTPYLTEGSSGLTYVVDRFKGWSHSGHVTLARGERSRLADHAADVL